Part of the Vigna unguiculata cultivar IT97K-499-35 chromosome 3, ASM411807v1, whole genome shotgun sequence genome, CATGATGGTGGAATACCAGTGAGAATGAGGCAAATGTGTCCATAACAATGTCTTCCCACACATGTAGATGAATGGGCAAAGTTCTAATAACCCCAAAGGTAAAGCATGATCTACCTTAGCTTATAGACAAATGGAGCATCCACCCACACACTGTCTTATGTCAGGTTGGATTTTGGCcaacaaaattgaaaacaaatgcAGTAGTTTTGGTAACACCAGCGTGATCTCCCACTTTAGGgaaatgaaattcaaataaGATTTGCTTATTCAACTCTTCATTACACATAAGCACAATCCTGCCTCACCAAAATAATACTCCATTCTATGTTGTATGATTTCCCAGGTGTTTCTCTTCGTTGGACTACCGAATAAATTGTATGAGTTGATGGCTAATCCTATTGATCGGTTTGTGGGTTGTAGGTTTGTAGATCCCTTTATTGAAAATATTCCAGGTAAGGAAAAAGGCATTGTGTCAAGTTGGAGTTTTGTATTTTGTAGTTAAGTTATCTATAAGTGAAAAAGATTCATACCCTTattatcttaagattttggaCTAAAGGTGGTGTCAAGTCTTTTGTATTGTTGCTCATGGTGCACTAATGAAAATCAACGTAATGTTTCTCTCCCAAACACCATAAGGAGATGGAGGGTGATGATTCTATGCTAGCCTACTACTATGGAAGAGACTCGGACTTAAGAAGTTTTCACATTTAAGATAAGGAATTTAAGGGAGTTCTTGTGTGAGAGGAGAATTAACCTAACTTTTGAATTAACCTAACTTTTGATTCTTACACTCCAAATGCTCTAATAATTTGACATGAGAGTGTGTCCAGATTATTTGGTGAGACTGGTGTGAAATTTACCTAATAATAATAGAGAGTGTACTAGAAAAAATCAAGATAGATCCCgcacaaaattcaaataataggTTAGACACCTGGAATCTCTCTTCCGCAATTGCTTCCTTCAATAGTCTCCTCAGACGCAACACAGGCTCCTCGTCCTCAAACAACTTCAACGAATCTCGAATTCTGGCAGCTTCCTTGTAATCctgaagaaaagaaacaaaaaaagcCATGTTCATCTCCGATTTAGAAAACAAGACAGCaactaaactaaactaaactaaCCTCAGATTTAGCAGCTACTTGCAACTGTTGCTTGAGAAGAGCGTAGGTTTGGGTCCGAGAAAGAAAGGAGCTAGTGCTACTGCCACCACTGTCTCCCTCCGAAGCACAAGCTACGACCACACTTCTACATCTTCTTCTCACTCTCGCCTCCGAACCCAGCAACAGTAAATTCCCTGCACTACTACTCCTCAGACTCACACTTAACGATAACGATTGCATTTTTCGATCGATGCTATTGCTTCCGATTCTGCCCCAAACCAATCCTaatattcttcttcttattattattactccTCTACTATCTAAAATCACACTCCAATCATCCTACCATACTACGCCTCCCTGGTATCTACTGCAACACAAGCGCCTCTTCCGCGGCAAAAGTTAAATTACAATGtactttccaaattagccattcaatttatatttattatcataagaAAATTGTCTCCTTTACTGTTACTTTGGGAAAAATGTATTTGCTATTTcacacaataatttttttagttctttgtaaaattattatcaGTCCTTCGATAAAATTTGtcgaaattaattttaaaaaagtttgtaattcattttTGTCTATTTGCTAATACTGTAAATTCATGGTAAAAATAGATATGTATTTTTGACTTGTCagaaattatcttttatttatctttataattttttaataaatacctAATGTTGATGAGAAAAGCGTTAGATGTGTGCATGAGGGTGTTATAGAAATTGTAGCATGTTGTAAAGTATTATTCCCTAGCGAGTTATTATTGATTGGGTTGGATATTCTGAAATCTGAAGACTCTGAACCCCTATCCAAATTTCCCACGAATGGACAAGAAAAACACATGTGTCGCAAATAGTTATCATGAGATATTTTGTGGTGGGTTTTTGAGGGAGTGGAATAAAAAATTTGCATGTTTCTTATTCTCGATCTTCTCTAATGTAATCTTATATTAGTTGCAAGTGGACACGTGTTATCAACCATATTTGGAATTGAGTATCAACTTATTAAGTTAACcctttgaattttataaataaaaactatgtCATTTTTTGTTAAAGATGGAgtcaaattaactttttaatgaaaatactattaataaactggataaatattttatcgTGGGActcattttagaaaaataattcgtcaaaagttttgaaataaaGGGACCTCTTACACTCTTACAGATCCATGTAACAgattctccttttttttcttatcagtactatttgttaattttgaccATTTTTGTTCATTTATATGCATGATTACTTTCCTCCTTTGATTAAATAACCTAAAAAACCATCTTAGTTTttattcttccttttttttcttttttttttacgtttttagGTTTTATGCATGTGagaatagataataaaatattagtagtaCAGTGAAACGAATCATCTTTCGAGGCCACGTGTAGGAAGAGAGACGGCTAATGGGAAAgatttccaaaagaaaaaaagaaagaaaatcctATGAAAGAATGTTTATAAATTACTTTCTAaactattcattttaatttgcgaaaatttaactattcttttaaaaaagaaatcgtTATAGAGAAgactttcaaaaataaaaatgttacgaTAAAAGGAATGGAAGAAGATTAACATATTAATGaaggttaaataaataaaaagcataaagagagagagagagggtgcagaaagaaaaatacaaaaattgtgATAGGAGTAGCTAAAACCAGGGGCTTTTTCATATATCTCCAAGAATTTCTCCTGCACCCCAGGCTATTcattaattacattaaaattcaTACCAACATAGTAAGTGACAGTTAATTAAAAATTGGATCTGGTTAATCagattaaagataattaatatatattaaattttagaaaatttataattaaatataatattaaatgaatattaatcttaacatcataaatgtaattttattttaagaaataccgataaaaaataagtttacttTTGTTCAAGAATTAttggttttattaatttttttgaatatttgtaaagaaaaataaatattactgtttctcatcagaaaaaaaaacaaaaaaaagtaataataaagattacgtttaaaaaaattataaatatttattttcataaatccaatttacgaatttgttggtgttcttcAGAGAAGGGATGTAacttctaatatattttaatattaattattattaattgttgtattgaaattataaaaataatgagtgGATTACAATAATGGaacacaattttattatatttaataaattttaactaatagTAGAGTGTGtttataaagtttattaataatatgtattttaaagaaaataatgtgGGACTTcatttaaatcataaatatcatatatattcttaatttgGATCgaactaataatttataaaggAATATGGATAGGAATTAGAATTAGTAATCTTTCATATATCTAAACATTAATTCAATAAGTTGTTATGTAAGAGTGAGCATGAAACTTATTCATATTTAACTTAATCATTTGGTTAGGTTTAGGTCAAAAATTTCAAGTCGGTTtcacttgaattttttttttcagttgttcttcaattttttaaaataataataataataacaataacaatgtTTTTcgtctataataataataacaataaaatcatACCATATAACAATAACAATCAAAATAAGTCACGTGTccgtttattattttttaattttttttaattttatgttctatcttttaattttaagaatatgTATATGAGCTTTAACCTGACTTGATTATAAgatatgtttttataaatacGGATACGAGAGTTTAATATGAGtgaataataaatgttttaagtTATAATTGTACACACCCAAATATACAACCACATAAAGACACAAATATACATAGAGACAAAGAAAACACATATATACACATACACATAGACACCAACAAACATACACGTACATAcaaacaataaattcaaatacacACAAACATAAATTAACACACACCCAAGTAAGAAATGCTTAGATAAatgaactttaagcctaactcaatcccacaaaatcggcttgtaaggtgagatttgtaTCCACTTATACACTTTGAAATCACCttagtcaatgtgggacttctaACACAACCATTTCCATAGGTCTTAGCACGTTGCAGGCTAGTATTTCAATCCTGAATTGCgttatttttccaattttaaagttataataGAAGTTAAAATTGTTCTACTTCAATGTATACTACAGATGATGTCTAACTCATAGTAACAACACTTCATTGATTTTCAATTGGAGTGTTGTCAAGACATAAGAAAAATTGTTTGACAAATGCTACTAAGGCGATGGGGAAAAAGACTCCAGTAACTTTGTGGGAATCTTATGGAGATTAGCTCCCAAAACTTCAAAGATTTGCTATTCACGTAATTACAAGTTTGACATGTAGTTATTTTGaatgatgtttttttatgttatggCGAATTCCAAATTAGCTTAGAAGAAGGAAGGTAAGAGAATGTCACCTGAGGAGTTTAATCTTGATGGCATTTCATGATGATAAATGGATTCTGGAAATGTTGAAGGAGGAGGAGAGAATgaaaatatagatttaaatGATGCTCCCAAATTAAATGGAGATGAGGTTAAACTCGAAGTGGTGGTGAAGAAGATGATGTTCTTGCTATCCCATTCTTTTTTCAAGGAAGAGAGGAGATAGATCTAAtgaagatatttttatatttttttaatttgaattatttatattagatGAATTAAGTTTAATGAAGTATCGAGAAAATgatgaatttataaagtttgatTAAATATTGACAATGGATTAATTTTATTGGTATGGATGTATGTTTGgtgatatatattatgtttgtaTAAGAAGTAGAATCTACAATATGTATTACGATCCCATGATTTACAATTATATGAATCATTCGCAAGATAATCTCAAATTTAACGAACCAGTATGTTATATGATGAGATGAAATTAATATCTGATAGTCTTGGTTTGAACTACatgcttatttatttatttttttaatcatatttcttTACCTTTTTCATGCTTGtaagttgtttttctttgagaatttaagtaattatagTTAGTGATAGTGAATTCTAGATAATCACAATAATTATTGTCTTGATGATCGATTTCATGTgggtttatttttaaatatttggttGTGTGTAATATTGTTCAACCTTTAAGTTGAGGTGGatttaaagaatttgaatctcattataacaaatatattttgaattggaACGGGGAGAAAATGTTGTgctttgaaaataattaattttggttCAATTATGTGAAATTGTTGAGTTGTTAGCACATTTCACCCAAACTCTTAATTGGTTTCAATTAAAACTCAAACACTGATATTGCGATAAAGTCTCtcttaaaaaaacatatgagTGGTTTCTTAAGATGGTTCTTAAAACTGAAATCCTAATTAGTAAGTTTAGCAGAAGTCCTAACCATCATCTTTGATATGAATTGCTCATATATGTGATTAGTTATGGatgaaataagagaaaatgatAAGAATTATTTATCTGGTAAGAGTTTGTTTACTAAGTCATGAGTTATATCTCCAAAAAGCCTAATCCAAAGtagaaaaaccaaataaattttCTCTCATTCTAAAAAATGCCTACTTAAATGACACATATTTTCTGGTAGTTTGATGCATGATTTAaagtatttcaaatatttttgttatgattaggtaaatataaatgttataaatgtGTTCTTAGTATTAATacttaaatcaaatatatttttacctaaAATAAAGTAAAGATTGTATCAATGAAATTATAATGACCTAATATGTCTAATAATGTTTTGTGAGAAATATGTGCAATGTATTAAATAGCGAAATcatcaaatatattaattacaaacACATGGCTGGTACGTTAATAAatgagaaattaatttaaattatactcaGCTGGTAGGTTAATAGatgagaaattaatttaaattatactcaGCTGGTAGGTTAATAGATGATAAATGTAGTGAAATTATACTCATTAATAAGTGCACCAAGATATCATGAtttcttgtaataaaattttaaaatcttaagtAAAGTTAAAAacgtaattaataatatatttattattatatatttatacttatacttatatataatggatttttctttttgacaattttttttttcaattttactcttcaaattaacattttatttaaatttaacagattttttaaatttaactattttttatattttaatatttcccaaattaaataaataaaaattatttataattaaattataaaatttttataattataattatattttattttttcacagaATACGCgtagagtatatatatatatatatattaaatttatcttttaaatataattttttatattaaaataactttttttatcaattttattattataaatttaactgCTTCTTTAAAtttctctgtttttttatttgattgaattttaaaattaaatatttatagtaaaattatgaaaagaattaatatttcattttataattataatagtttaaTGTTTCTTTTATATTGTAATGTACTGAACTGAAgtgattataattttattctcttatcGGTTTTATGCCCATGAATGAAttctgaaaattaaaatgaatggaCGGTTTCATTTCAAAAGTTTTCATCCAATTTACTTGATTTTTATactaaaatgattcaatttattGGTTTAAAACTGTGaatattatagaaataaaagtttatttatttatttttaaaatatagttgtaatttttttaatttactataatatttttttttcttgtttgaatCATTTTGTCTTTATTGTTTCCTTTTAAAGCAGCCAACTAGGTATTGGTTGAAGAAATACACGAACATCAaagcatattttattttctctttgattgGTATGAACCTTTTTGTGTGGTGAGTCAGTATGCACATTCAGAgaattgaatataaatatgttgaGGACCAAAGTTGAAACGTTTCTCCTAACAAAGACAGAAAGAGAAAGGCAATAATAGAAAAGTGGTGCTACCATAACCTAATGGTCCATCCATATTAGAATGGAATATCCCACATTTGAATCCAGATTCATGCAACGATCATTCTTCTTAAATACTATTATttcattattcattattatttatttaattatttattagcaTTAATTTTCTTACCCATCACGGTCAACCATTGCGTTGAAGCACAGAACCAACAAAAGAACCAACTGAAACTCTGTTTTCTCTGTTTCAGAGTTGGGTTTCTTGCTATCTACGAGATGCAGAGCAtacttctttctctttctcctttgGTCTCTCTCCGCAGACTTCACACTCCTCTGTCTCCTTCCACAGCCAAACTCAACCACATTCTcacttcctcttcctctttttcttcattCCCATGTCAAccatcttctccttcttctttcaaACTTGTTCCCTCTCTTCCCTTGCTCCATGCCGGACCAACCTCCGTGCCGGAGGGCAGTGCCGCCGAGTTTCCTGGGGTTAACAGTCTGTTTAACATTCTGGAGATGGGTTCCTTGTTTGGGTTCTGGATCCTCTTCAACATCTACTTTAACATCTATAACAAACAGGTCTTAAAAGTTTACCATTTGCCTTTAACCGTTAGCACGATTCAGTTTGCCGTAGGGGCTCTCCTTGTAGCGTTCATGTGGGGTTTTAATCTATACAAGAGGCCAAAACTGAGTGGCGCGCAggtttgttaatgtttgtgtTACCATTTACTCAGTTTTTGTTCTGTATTGTTGTGTTGTATTGGTCGTTGATTTCCTGGGTTGCAGCTTGCAGCGATATGGCCACTGGCTTTGGTTCATACTTTAGGAAATCTTTTTACTAACATGAGCCTTGGGAAGGTTGCTGTGTCTTTCACTCATACAATAAAAGCTATGGAACCTTTTTTTTCAGTGCTCCTTTCTGCTATGTTTCTTGGAGAGGTTAGAACTTAGAACTCCTTAATTTTGTTCGGTATATTTGATTCTTTTAAACAAGACTTATGATCAGTTTCTGAATCGGTTTTGGTGAGCTTAATTCGTTTCTTTAACCTTTGTTTTCCGACAGAATCCTACCCCATGGGTGGTTGGTTCCCTTGTGCCTATTGTTGGTGGGGTAGCGCTAGCATCTGCCACCGAGGCCTCTTTCAATTGGTAATGTAACATCTCCTACAATGCATGTCTTATTGCATCCATAGttgcaaaatgaaaaaaaaaaattgttgaaaagcaATATCTAGTTAACACCTAAAGTGAGAAATAAAGAGAAACATAGGGATAAGAAGGAAAAGACATGATAGAAAAAAGAGAAGGCAGAAATAGTAGGCGTTGATAGGGTGTATGATACCTTAAAGGTTATAGAGTTCACATATCAATCCTCTTAATCTTCTCAACAACCATAATGTGTTTTTATGTaccttttaataataattggaAAATTAACAAATTGTACTGCAGTACACATATGATAGGTAGATGTAATTGTGTTCCGCTAAGTGGAATTTTCTTTATTGGAATTTTTAACAGGGTTGGATTTTGGAGTGCAATGGCTTCCAATTTGACCAATCAATCTCGTAATGTTCTTAGCAAGAAGCTTATGGTTAACACGGAGGTAATATGTTCTGCTAAAAAGGACGAAATTTTTGGCATTTTGTTTGATTGTTGATAGTTGTTTTTTTTGCAGAGTTCTATGATACTTGTACATTACAACAGTTCATCTTTTTaaacaaacagaaaataatGTGCTCTTTTTTGTCATCAGGAATCTATAGACAACATAACTCTCTTCTCAATCATAACGGTTATGTCCTTCTTTATATCCGCACCTGTAACTTTGTTAATAGAGGGCGTTAAATTTACCCCTTCTTACCTGCAATCTTCTGTAAGTGTTTTGAATTCTTTATGGTTGAAATAATAGGATTTCTGTTTACATTCTCACATCTAACCATCTACATATATTATGTTGATCAGACTATTGATtattatgtcattttttttttcttttaataggGATTAAATGTTAACGAAGTGTACATCAGATGTCTTCTTGCTGCACTATGTTTCCATGCCTATCAGCaagtaagtttttttaattcaaaaattgtTTGCATGCTTCACTTCTCTCGTCCACCTTTTATTCAAAATTGTTGTTACTTGTATTTCTTCTTAAATGTAATGTAGGGATAATTTTGTCTGGATTCATTGCAGGTTGCTTATATGATATTGGAGAAGGTGTCACCTGTTACGCATTCGGTAGGAAATTGTGTGAAAAGGGTTGTGGTCATCGTGAGCTCAGTCATTTTCTTCCGAACTCCAGTATCACCTATTAACGCACTTGGTAAAATTCCTATTTTCTGGTTCCAACTATATATAATAGTTTGAAAAGTATTCTATACTTTT contains:
- the LOC114176411 gene encoding triose phosphate/phosphate translocator, non-green plastid, chloroplastic-like encodes the protein MQSILLSLSPLVSLRRLHTPLSPSTAKLNHILTSSSSFSSFPCQPSSPSSFKLVPSLPLLHAGPTSVPEGSAAEFPGVNSLFNILEMGSLFGFWILFNIYFNIYNKQVLKVYHLPLTVSTIQFAVGALLVAFMWGFNLYKRPKLSGAQLAAIWPLALVHTLGNLFTNMSLGKVAVSFTHTIKAMEPFFSVLLSAMFLGENPTPWVVGSLVPIVGGVALASATEASFNWVGFWSAMASNLTNQSRNVLSKKLMVNTEESIDNITLFSIITVMSFFISAPVTLLIEGVKFTPSYLQSSGLNVNEVYIRCLLAALCFHAYQQVAYMILEKVSPVTHSVGNCVKRVVVIVSSVIFFRTPVSPINALGTAIALAGVFLYSRVK